In the genome of cyanobacterium endosymbiont of Braarudosphaera bigelowii, one region contains:
- a CDS encoding uracil-DNA glycosylase family protein, whose product MNDYEILLRRICEEAERQEFPIDISVYKSAGKIPTEAILSSGKFNTQICFFGRDLGRDEVIQGQPLIGASGMLVRKEFYRTLYSREIITKDDVQSICRRALLTNTVPYKPPGNKAYSHKVKERFRPFIEQLLVVYWQGNQIITLGTEAFKWFSPYCEAGKIEEFWKRPDRYELKFTVILKATDFHGKHYERKVHLLPLPHPSPLNKQYYARFPQMLRKRLNEFEF is encoded by the coding sequence ATGAATGATTATGAAATTCTTTTAAGAAGAATTTGTGAAGAAGCAGAAAGACAAGAATTTCCCATTGATATTTCTGTATATAAATCTGCAGGGAAAATTCCTACAGAAGCTATACTTTCGTCTGGAAAATTCAATACTCAAATTTGTTTTTTTGGCCGGGATTTGGGTAGAGATGAAGTTATCCAAGGACAACCTTTAATAGGCGCTTCAGGTATGTTAGTTCGTAAAGAGTTTTATCGAACACTATACTCTCGAGAAATTATCACAAAAGATGATGTTCAATCAATTTGTCGACGTGCTCTTTTAACCAACACAGTTCCTTATAAGCCTCCAGGAAATAAAGCATATTCACATAAAGTCAAAGAGAGATTTAGGCCATTTATTGAACAGTTGTTAGTGGTTTATTGGCAAGGGAATCAAATTATTACTTTGGGGACAGAAGCTTTTAAGTGGTTTTCTCCTTATTGCGAAGCTGGAAAAATTGAAGAGTTTTGGAAGCGTCCTGACCGATATGAACTTAAATTCACTGTAATTTTGAAAGCTACAGATTTTCACGGGAAACATTATGAAAGGAAAGTTCATTTATTACCTTTACCTCATCCTTCACCACTTAATAAGCAGTATTATGCTAGATTTCCACAAATGTTACGTAAAAGATTAAATGAATTTGAATTTTAG
- a CDS encoding EF-hand domain-containing protein has product MFARIPERQMHYVRWVLAIGWLVLILSLFWDPVSPWFTQPENTWSPFALDYTVCVKLQGNCIEEEPYAMGAALFWGWIVPTGIVALLVGGHELWRRICPLSFLSQIPRALGWQRHRRRVDVITGKTRVEVARVDKNSWLGRNHLYLQLVLFYIGITLRILFVNSDRLLLGLFLVATILSAISVGFLFGGKSWCQYFCPMSPVQKIFAEPRGLLNSTAHQGEGERKLVTQSMCRTTNSEGIETSSCVACKTPCIDIDAERTYWENITKPEQQWLHYGYFGLTVGFFVYFYLFAGNWEYYFAGVYTHEDQVADLFRPGLYIFNTPIPIPKLVAAPLVIAAFGLVAYLLGRFIEKRYKAYLFRHHKLVNNEIVRHRMFALGTFIIYNFFFVFGGRTAVRLLPASLEYLFPVVMAIVSSLWLYRTWPRNPYLYQRESLAGRLRKQLGRLKLDVSQFLEGRSLDDLHADEVYVLAKILPGFDKEKRLQAYKGIVRETLAEGYVNAATSLGMFEQVRLELNISDKEHDLVLTEIEVENPSIHEVRDDKNREDWLRQESYRQSLFDTIVEASKDHPHQAIILSLYDIMIGKKGFESFNDVLSKLSAKELKMVEDIREEYSITPEEEQDILTNSNPHHLWKTMAYTLSAIEHIDAIAQGKEGVACNVGPIDETQMVFYQQAFKKFDKDGNNTLSMAELHALLRAVGRSYSSERLQEVMDMMTGRRGSEDLTFSEFTSLMHCSLTNTQEEAMLQRFRFFDMDGSGNISLEELRLCLRDVDTGLSDSQIEQMLKIADTSGDHELSYDEFCKIFGQFKTTVNL; this is encoded by the coding sequence ATGTTTGCGAGAATTCCTGAACGACAAATGCACTATGTGCGATGGGTATTAGCTATTGGCTGGCTAGTTCTCATTCTTTCCTTATTTTGGGACCCAGTTTCCCCTTGGTTTACACAGCCAGAAAATACATGGAGTCCTTTTGCTCTTGACTATACAGTATGTGTAAAACTTCAAGGAAACTGCATAGAAGAAGAACCTTATGCAATGGGAGCTGCCCTGTTTTGGGGCTGGATTGTTCCAACAGGTATAGTGGCCTTATTGGTAGGTGGTCATGAATTGTGGAGAAGAATTTGCCCCTTGTCTTTTCTATCTCAAATTCCTCGTGCTTTAGGATGGCAAAGACATCGTAGAAGAGTAGATGTTATAACAGGAAAGACTCGTGTTGAAGTAGCTAGAGTTGATAAAAACTCTTGGTTAGGTCGTAATCACTTATATCTGCAATTAGTATTATTTTATATAGGAATTACTCTCCGTATTTTATTTGTTAATTCAGATCGTCTTCTCTTAGGACTTTTCCTAGTAGCAACTATTTTATCTGCAATATCAGTAGGATTCTTATTTGGAGGAAAATCTTGGTGTCAGTATTTTTGTCCTATGTCTCCTGTACAGAAAATTTTTGCAGAACCTAGAGGACTTCTTAATAGTACTGCTCATCAAGGCGAAGGAGAACGAAAATTAGTTACACAATCTATGTGTCGTACTACTAATTCAGAGGGTATAGAAACTAGTTCTTGTGTAGCTTGTAAAACTCCTTGTATAGATATTGATGCAGAACGTACATATTGGGAAAATATAACAAAACCTGAACAACAATGGCTCCATTATGGGTATTTTGGTTTAACTGTCGGTTTCTTTGTTTATTTTTATCTTTTTGCAGGTAACTGGGAATATTATTTCGCTGGTGTTTACACTCATGAAGATCAGGTAGCTGATTTATTTAGACCTGGTTTATATATTTTCAATACTCCTATTCCCATCCCTAAATTAGTTGCTGCCCCTCTAGTTATTGCAGCATTTGGCTTAGTAGCTTATTTATTAGGACGTTTTATTGAGAAGCGTTATAAAGCATATCTATTCCGTCATCATAAGTTGGTCAATAATGAAATTGTTCGTCACAGAATGTTTGCATTAGGAACATTTATAATTTACAACTTCTTCTTTGTTTTTGGTGGTCGTACTGCAGTTCGACTATTGCCTGCATCACTAGAATATCTTTTTCCTGTAGTAATGGCAATTGTTAGTTCTTTATGGCTATACAGAACCTGGCCTAGAAACCCATACCTATATCAAAGAGAAAGCTTAGCTGGTCGTCTTCGTAAACAATTAGGAAGATTAAAACTTGATGTTTCTCAATTCTTAGAAGGAAGATCACTAGACGATCTTCATGCTGATGAGGTGTATGTTCTTGCTAAAATACTTCCTGGATTTGATAAAGAAAAGAGATTACAAGCCTATAAAGGAATCGTTAGAGAAACATTAGCTGAAGGTTATGTTAATGCTGCAACAAGCCTTGGAATGTTTGAACAGGTTCGACTAGAGCTTAATATTTCTGATAAGGAACATGATTTAGTGTTAACAGAAATTGAAGTTGAGAATCCTAGTATTCATGAAGTACGAGATGATAAAAATCGTGAAGATTGGTTGAGACAAGAAAGTTATCGTCAATCACTTTTCGACACTATTGTTGAAGCTTCTAAAGATCATCCTCATCAGGCAATTATTTTAAGTCTTTATGACATCATGATTGGTAAAAAGGGATTTGAATCATTTAATGATGTTCTTTCGAAACTGTCAGCCAAAGAGTTGAAAATGGTTGAAGACATACGGGAAGAATATTCCATCACACCTGAGGAAGAACAAGATATTTTAACTAATTCAAATCCTCATCATTTATGGAAAACTATGGCATATACTCTTAGCGCAATTGAGCATATAGATGCTATTGCACAAGGGAAAGAGGGAGTAGCCTGTAATGTTGGTCCAATTGATGAAACACAAATGGTATTCTATCAACAAGCATTCAAAAAATTTGACAAAGATGGGAATAACACCCTATCAATGGCTGAATTACATGCCTTATTAAGAGCAGTAGGTCGTTCTTATTCTTCTGAAAGACTTCAAGAAGTCATGGACATGATGACTGGTCGTCGTGGTAGTGAAGATCTGACTTTTTCTGAATTTACTAGTCTTATGCATTGCAGTTTAACCAACACACAAGAAGAAGCAATGTTGCAACGTTTTCGTTTCTTCGATATG